The following are encoded together in the Micromonospora lupini genome:
- a CDS encoding DedA family protein produces MDLLDLLHDTMSSPWVYLAIFAIAVLDGFFPVVPSETAVITAGVFAASGAPYLPAVIVVAAAGALVGDHISYAIGRGGGTRLLDRLPPDGRRRAAVDRARRGIATRGGLILTVARYIPGGRTAVTLTMGAVRYPRRRFLAFDALAASSWGLYSALVGYVGGLAFEQDPLRGLLLGLGLALTVTAVVEVVRWLRNRRRSGEPVSDAVSAEAVSRSADAR; encoded by the coding sequence ATGGATCTGCTCGACCTGCTGCACGACACGATGTCCTCGCCCTGGGTGTACCTGGCGATCTTCGCCATCGCGGTGCTCGACGGCTTCTTCCCGGTGGTGCCGAGCGAGACGGCGGTGATCACCGCGGGGGTGTTCGCGGCCTCCGGAGCGCCGTACCTGCCGGCAGTGATCGTGGTGGCCGCCGCCGGGGCGCTGGTCGGCGACCACATCTCGTACGCCATCGGGCGGGGCGGTGGCACGCGGCTGCTCGACCGGCTGCCGCCCGACGGTCGACGCCGAGCCGCCGTCGACCGGGCCCGTCGGGGGATCGCCACCCGGGGCGGTCTGATCCTCACCGTGGCCCGCTACATTCCGGGCGGCCGGACCGCTGTCACCCTCACCATGGGTGCGGTGCGCTATCCGAGGCGACGGTTCCTGGCCTTCGACGCGCTGGCCGCCAGCTCGTGGGGGCTCTACTCGGCGCTTGTCGGCTACGTCGGGGGGCTGGCCTTCGAGCAGGATCCGCTGCGTGGTCTCCTGCTCGGTCTGGGCCTCGCCCTGACGGTGACGGCGGTCGTCGAGGTGGTTCGTTGGCTCCGGAACCGCCGCCGGTCCGGCGAGCCGGTCAGCGACGCTGTCTCCGCCGAGGCCGTCAGTCGGTCGGCGGACGCCAGGTGA
- a CDS encoding adenylosuccinate synthetase: MRHVAVVDLGYGDAGKGTIVDWLCATRRVHTVIRFNGGAQAAHNVVLRDGRHHTFAQFGAGTFHPGVGTHLSRHVVVDPLALAAEADHLATVGVPDALDRLTVDGDALLATPYHRAANRAREIARGADRHGSCGLGVGEAVAYGLAHPDDAPRVADCRSPALLRRRLTVLRDRLTAELGPLDAPPVEDCLPAFTGFAGRVAIVDASWLAGALRSGTCVFEGAQGVLLDEWHGFHPYTTWSTTTFANVESLLAEAGQPGGATRIGVLRIVTTRHGAGPLVTEDPALPLVDSHNPTNPWQGRFRFGHFDAVAHRYALAAAGGVDGLALTHLDLAGPDLRICRRYDTTDRLDPGPPGDLDRQTALTARLLRSRPLYDDPPRDWAEAVGTELDAPVVLTSRGPTADDKRTHGPLLAAPELARSA, encoded by the coding sequence GTGAGGCATGTGGCGGTGGTCGACCTCGGCTACGGCGACGCCGGCAAGGGCACGATCGTGGACTGGCTCTGCGCCACCCGCCGGGTGCACACGGTGATCCGCTTCAACGGGGGCGCGCAGGCGGCGCACAACGTCGTGCTGCGCGACGGGCGGCACCACACGTTCGCGCAGTTCGGCGCGGGAACGTTCCATCCCGGTGTCGGTACGCACCTGTCCCGGCACGTGGTGGTGGACCCGTTGGCGCTGGCCGCCGAGGCCGACCATCTCGCCACGGTCGGGGTGCCCGACGCGCTCGACCGGCTGACGGTCGACGGGGACGCGCTGCTCGCCACCCCGTACCACCGGGCCGCCAACCGGGCCCGGGAGATCGCCCGGGGAGCCGACCGGCACGGCTCCTGCGGGCTGGGGGTGGGCGAGGCCGTGGCGTACGGTCTCGCCCACCCCGACGACGCGCCCCGGGTCGCCGACTGCCGCAGCCCGGCACTGCTGCGCCGTCGGCTGACAGTCCTGCGGGACCGGTTGACCGCCGAGCTGGGCCCGCTGGACGCGCCACCGGTCGAGGACTGCCTGCCCGCGTTCACCGGGTTCGCCGGGCGGGTCGCGATCGTCGACGCGAGCTGGCTCGCCGGGGCGCTGCGCTCCGGCACCTGCGTGTTCGAGGGCGCGCAGGGGGTGCTGCTCGACGAGTGGCACGGCTTCCACCCGTACACCACGTGGAGCACCACCACGTTCGCCAACGTCGAGAGCCTGCTCGCCGAGGCGGGCCAGCCCGGCGGCGCGACCCGGATCGGGGTGCTGCGGATCGTCACCACCCGACACGGCGCCGGCCCGCTGGTGACCGAGGATCCGGCCCTGCCGCTCGTTGACAGCCACAACCCCACGAACCCCTGGCAGGGCCGGTTCCGGTTCGGCCACTTCGACGCGGTCGCCCACCGGTACGCCCTCGCCGCTGCCGGCGGGGTCGACGGCCTGGCGCTTACCCACCTCGACCTCGCAGGCCCCGACCTGCGGATCTGCCGCCGCTACGACACCACCGACCGGCTCGACCCCGGCCCACCCGGCGACCTGGACCGACAGACCGCGCTCACCGCGCGCCTGCTGCGCTCCCGCCCGCTCTACGACGATCCGCCGCGCGACTGGGCCGAGGCGGTCGGCACGGAGCTGGACGCCCCGGTGGTGCTGACCTCGCGCGGTCCCACCGCCGACGACAAGAGGACCCACGGTCCGCTGCTCGCCGCACCCGAGCTGGCACGCTCGGCCTGA
- a CDS encoding DedA family protein, whose translation MDSALDLLRQLVTSPWVYLLIFGLTAVDAFFPAVPGEAAVITAAVLATSGNPNLPAVIVAAAVGACAGDHVSYAIGRGGGANRLAGFPDGSRRRASSEWARRALDQRGGLILTTSRYLPGGRTAVTLTMGAVRYPRRPFLFYDAIAAVTWALYCGLLGYFGGLAFERHPVKGVLAGLGLSVLVTLGIEGVRWLRRLAHRRAAARDRPGGST comes from the coding sequence ATGGACTCCGCGCTCGACCTGCTCCGACAGCTGGTCACCTCACCATGGGTGTACCTGCTGATCTTCGGGCTCACGGCGGTCGACGCGTTCTTCCCGGCCGTACCCGGCGAGGCGGCAGTCATCACCGCCGCCGTGCTCGCCACAAGCGGAAACCCCAATCTGCCAGCGGTGATCGTCGCCGCCGCGGTGGGCGCCTGCGCCGGCGACCACGTCTCGTACGCCATCGGGCGCGGTGGCGGCGCGAACCGGCTCGCCGGATTTCCCGACGGCAGCCGACGGCGGGCCAGCTCCGAGTGGGCCCGCCGTGCCCTGGACCAGCGTGGCGGGCTGATCCTGACCACCTCCCGCTATCTGCCGGGTGGCCGGACCGCGGTCACCCTCACCATGGGCGCGGTGCGGTATCCCCGCCGGCCGTTCCTGTTCTACGACGCGATCGCGGCGGTCACCTGGGCCCTGTACTGCGGACTGCTCGGCTACTTCGGTGGGCTGGCCTTCGAGCGCCACCCCGTCAAGGGCGTCCTCGCCGGGCTCGGCCTCTCGGTGCTCGTCACGCTGGGCATCGAGGGCGTCCGCTGGTTGCGCCGCCTGGCGCACCGCCGCGCCGCCGCCCGCGACCGACCGGGCGGATCGACCTGA
- a CDS encoding SCP2 sterol-binding domain-containing protein, protein MTDFDPATFANVGPKEFAQLVKSTPDDKIAQVMAGDLRGKVLGEVFGRMPSLFRADRAGSTNAVIHWIITGRPDGGSDTYEVVIADGKCEVNETPQHDPKLSLTMGPVEFLKIVSGGANPVMMFMTGKLKAKGDLGLAANIANLFDIPKA, encoded by the coding sequence ATGACTGACTTCGACCCGGCCACCTTCGCCAACGTCGGCCCCAAGGAGTTCGCCCAGCTGGTCAAGTCCACCCCGGACGACAAGATCGCCCAGGTGATGGCCGGCGACCTGCGCGGCAAGGTCCTCGGTGAGGTGTTCGGCCGGATGCCGTCGCTGTTCCGCGCGGACCGGGCCGGCTCGACCAACGCGGTCATCCACTGGATCATCACAGGTCGTCCGGACGGCGGCAGCGACACCTACGAGGTGGTCATCGCCGACGGCAAGTGCGAAGTGAACGAGACCCCGCAGCACGACCCGAAGTTGAGCCTGACCATGGGCCCGGTGGAGTTCCTGAAGATCGTCTCCGGTGGCGCCAACCCGGTGATGATGTTCATGACCGGCAAGCTCAAGGCCAAGGGCGACCTCGGCCTCGCCGCCAACATCGCGAACCTGTTCGACATCCCCAAGGCCTGA
- a CDS encoding sensor histidine kinase: protein MASSAVARGRVVHRYAPPLLAVLVAAAVWASATGDIGVRSPLPGAVVLLVALGSAWAAGTIRTRRWPLFLAAAVGWLVLAAAAAGVLASYQAGLRLRGRQLVGYLAGAAVVLTGGVLVGLAVGGVRRITTASTGNVLLLAACLVGLPLVFGLWVRARQDTLAALRDRAERLEREQEARADRVRAEERTRIAREMHDVVAHRVSLMVVHAGALEVTAVDPATVEAAALIRTTGRQALTDLREVLGVLRQAGPAVTPERGLDTLDELIGESRAAGLRVTRQDEGVPTALPATLGRTAYRVVREALTNVRKHAADAETTVCLRYLPDGLEVVVRNGPSGGGSALPGAGQGLLGLRERVELLGGRLEATPVNGGFLVRALIPLAGAA from the coding sequence GTGGCCTCCAGCGCCGTCGCCCGTGGGCGGGTCGTCCATCGGTACGCCCCGCCGCTGCTCGCCGTCCTGGTCGCCGCGGCCGTGTGGGCAAGCGCGACAGGTGACATCGGGGTCCGTTCGCCGCTGCCGGGCGCGGTCGTGCTGCTTGTCGCACTGGGCTCGGCGTGGGCCGCGGGCACGATCCGGACCCGTCGCTGGCCGTTGTTCCTGGCCGCGGCGGTCGGCTGGCTGGTGCTCGCCGCGGCGGCCGCCGGGGTGCTGGCGTCGTACCAGGCCGGTCTGCGGTTGCGTGGTCGCCAACTCGTCGGCTACCTCGCCGGCGCGGCGGTGGTGCTGACCGGCGGGGTGCTGGTCGGGCTTGCGGTGGGTGGTGTACGCCGGATCACCACCGCCAGCACCGGCAACGTGCTGCTGCTCGCCGCCTGTCTGGTGGGGCTGCCGTTGGTCTTCGGCCTCTGGGTGCGGGCCCGTCAGGACACGCTCGCCGCGCTGCGGGACCGCGCCGAGCGGCTGGAACGCGAGCAGGAGGCCCGCGCCGACCGGGTTCGCGCCGAGGAGCGGACCCGGATCGCCCGGGAGATGCACGACGTGGTGGCGCACCGGGTGTCGCTGATGGTGGTGCATGCCGGGGCGCTGGAGGTGACCGCCGTGGACCCGGCGACCGTCGAGGCCGCCGCGCTGATCCGGACGACCGGCCGGCAGGCGCTCACCGACCTGCGCGAGGTGCTGGGTGTGCTGCGGCAGGCCGGCCCGGCCGTGACGCCGGAGCGAGGGCTCGACACGTTGGACGAGTTGATCGGGGAGTCCCGTGCCGCCGGGCTGCGGGTGACCCGGCAGGACGAGGGCGTACCGACGGCGCTACCGGCGACGCTGGGGCGTACCGCGTACCGGGTGGTCCGTGAGGCGCTGACGAACGTGCGCAAGCACGCGGCCGACGCCGAGACGACAGTCTGCCTGCGCTACCTGCCCGACGGGCTGGAGGTGGTGGTCCGCAACGGCCCGTCCGGGGGCGGGTCGGCGCTGCCCGGCGCCGGGCAGGGGCTGCTGGGGCTACGGGAACGGGTCGAGCTGCTCGGCGGCCGGTTGGAGGCAACTCCCGTGAACGGCGGCTTCCTGGTCCGGGCCCTGATCCCGCTTGCGGGTGCGGCGTGA
- a CDS encoding serine/threonine protein kinase: MRATEAIDLVAAAGTDAELFGADQPARRYRELVAALHPDRLPADPAVRAEALDAFVHVTTRWQARRVTVLGDYRLGTPAHSGDLADLYDVGDDRLLKLPRRPTDNDLMAREAHALRTIAERGDPRYLPYVPRLVDEFPHRDATSGAERRITVLATAPGLHDLDEVRRAYPDGLDARDVAWMWRRLLVVLGLAHRAGLVHGAVLPRHVLIEPDAHGVVLVDWCFSAAVGSTIPALVPGQEEWYPDEILRRRPCGPGTDIAMASRCMSWLMGPRAPRELHTFAQGCRQRSLDGRPDDAWRLLRELDQVLDRLYGPRTFRPFTLTP; this comes from the coding sequence ATGAGGGCGACCGAGGCCATCGACCTGGTCGCGGCGGCAGGCACCGACGCCGAACTGTTCGGCGCGGACCAGCCGGCCCGCCGCTACCGCGAGCTGGTCGCGGCCCTGCACCCCGACCGCCTGCCGGCCGACCCTGCGGTACGCGCCGAAGCCCTCGACGCCTTCGTCCACGTCACCACCCGGTGGCAGGCCCGGCGGGTCACCGTCCTCGGCGACTACCGCCTCGGCACGCCTGCCCACTCGGGTGACCTGGCCGACCTCTACGACGTCGGCGACGACCGGCTGCTCAAGCTCCCCCGACGGCCCACCGACAACGACCTGATGGCCCGCGAGGCACACGCGCTGCGCACCATCGCCGAGCGCGGCGACCCGCGCTACCTGCCGTACGTGCCCCGACTCGTCGACGAGTTCCCGCACCGCGATGCCACCTCCGGCGCCGAACGGCGGATCACAGTGCTCGCCACCGCACCCGGCCTGCACGACCTGGACGAGGTGCGGCGCGCGTACCCCGACGGGTTGGACGCCCGGGACGTGGCCTGGATGTGGCGGCGGCTGCTTGTGGTGCTCGGCCTGGCCCACCGTGCGGGCCTGGTGCACGGCGCGGTCCTGCCGCGACACGTGCTGATCGAGCCGGACGCCCACGGCGTCGTGCTCGTCGACTGGTGCTTCTCCGCGGCCGTGGGCAGCACGATCCCGGCGCTGGTGCCCGGCCAGGAGGAGTGGTACCCGGACGAGATCCTCCGCAGGCGGCCCTGCGGCCCGGGGACCGACATCGCGATGGCCAGCCGCTGCATGAGCTGGCTGATGGGGCCGCGCGCGCCCCGCGAGCTGCACACCTTCGCGCAGGGTTGCCGGCAGCGGTCCCTGGACGGCCGGCCCGACGACGCCTGGCGTCTGCTGCGCGAACTCGACCAGGTGCTGGACCGGCTCTACGGGCCACGCACCTTCCGACCCTTCACCCTCACCCCCTAA
- a CDS encoding MaoC/PaaZ C-terminal domain-containing protein translates to MPAPGALYRRAALGALPGLGGGRRGSDLPAVEFAVAGVRTDRAHLADYDRVCGFRLTDRLPATFPHVLGFPLALRLMTAPGFPLPLIGLVHVGNRITTRRPITADETLDFTTYAEKLRPHDRGRQVDVVLVGSVDGEEVWRGVSTYLGRERKSGERDRGERPAPPAATARLRVEPRVGTEYARVSGDHNPIHTSRLGARLFGFRRPIAHGMWSKARCLAALETRLPDACTVEVAFKLPVPLPSTVNFALLPDGGFALHDSRGRPHLAGLVR, encoded by the coding sequence ATGCCCGCGCCCGGCGCGCTGTACCGGCGAGCCGCGCTCGGCGCGCTGCCCGGCCTCGGCGGTGGGCGGCGTGGGAGCGACCTCCCGGCGGTCGAGTTCGCCGTGGCCGGGGTGCGGACCGACCGGGCGCACCTGGCCGACTACGACCGGGTCTGCGGGTTCCGGCTCACCGACCGGCTGCCCGCGACGTTCCCGCACGTCCTGGGCTTTCCGCTGGCCCTGCGACTGATGACCGCGCCGGGCTTTCCCCTCCCGCTGATCGGCCTGGTGCACGTCGGTAACCGCATCACCACACGCCGACCGATCACCGCCGACGAGACCCTCGACTTCACGACGTACGCGGAGAAGCTGCGCCCACACGACCGGGGGCGGCAGGTGGACGTGGTGCTTGTCGGCTCGGTCGACGGGGAGGAGGTGTGGCGCGGCGTCTCGACGTACCTCGGTCGGGAGCGCAAGTCCGGCGAGCGCGACCGGGGCGAACGTCCCGCGCCGCCGGCCGCCACGGCCCGCTTGCGGGTGGAGCCGCGCGTCGGCACGGAGTACGCGCGGGTCTCCGGGGACCACAACCCGATCCACACCTCCCGGCTCGGGGCGCGGCTGTTCGGCTTCCGCCGGCCGATCGCGCACGGCATGTGGAGCAAGGCGCGCTGCCTCGCGGCGCTGGAGACCCGGCTGCCGGACGCCTGCACCGTCGAGGTGGCGTTCAAGCTGCCCGTACCGCTGCCGAGCACTGTGAACTTCGCCCTCCTGCCGGACGGCGGGTTCGCCCTGCACGACTCGCGCGGCCGACCCCACCTGGCGGGTCTCGTGCGCTGA
- a CDS encoding acyl-CoA dehydrogenase family protein, with protein MAEFSLDLNEEQRDLRDWVHGFAAEVVRPAAAEWDEREDTPWPVIQEAAKVGLYGFEFLATCWADPTGLSLPIASEELFWGDAGIGLSIFGTSLAVAAIYGAGTPDQMVEWVPQCFGDVDSPAVAAFCTSEPEAGSDVGAMRTRAVYDEATDEWVLTGQKAYATNGGIAGVHVVTASIDPTLGSRGQAAFVVPPGTPGLAATRKLRKLGLRASHTADVFLEDVRVPGRCLLGGRDALRERLDRARSGQRASGQAAMRTFELSRPTVGAQALGVARAAYEYALDYARDRVQFGRPIIENQAVAFALADMRMEIDAARLLVWRASWMGRNNRPFTGGEGSMSKLKAGEVAVSVTEKAVQLLGGAGFLRDHPVERWYRDAKIYTIFEGTSEIQRLVISRAISGMQIR; from the coding sequence ATGGCTGAGTTCTCGCTCGACCTGAACGAGGAACAGCGGGATCTACGCGACTGGGTGCACGGCTTCGCCGCCGAGGTCGTGCGCCCGGCCGCCGCCGAGTGGGACGAACGCGAGGACACCCCGTGGCCGGTGATCCAGGAGGCAGCCAAGGTCGGCCTCTACGGCTTCGAGTTCCTCGCCACCTGCTGGGCAGACCCGACCGGGCTCTCCCTGCCGATCGCCAGCGAGGAACTCTTCTGGGGTGACGCCGGCATCGGCCTGAGTATCTTCGGCACCTCGCTCGCCGTCGCCGCCATCTACGGCGCCGGCACCCCCGACCAGATGGTCGAGTGGGTGCCACAGTGCTTCGGTGACGTCGACTCCCCGGCCGTCGCCGCGTTCTGCACAAGCGAACCCGAGGCCGGCTCCGACGTCGGCGCGATGCGCACCCGGGCCGTCTACGACGAGGCCACCGACGAGTGGGTGCTCACCGGCCAGAAGGCGTACGCCACAAACGGCGGCATCGCCGGAGTGCACGTGGTCACCGCCTCGATCGACCCCACGCTCGGCTCCCGGGGGCAGGCGGCGTTCGTCGTACCGCCCGGCACCCCCGGCCTGGCCGCGACCCGCAAGCTGCGCAAACTCGGCCTGCGCGCGTCACACACCGCCGACGTGTTCCTCGAGGACGTACGTGTGCCCGGCCGCTGCCTGCTCGGCGGACGCGACGCCCTGCGGGAACGCCTGGACCGCGCCCGCTCCGGTCAACGGGCCAGCGGGCAGGCCGCGATGCGCACCTTCGAGCTGTCCCGACCCACTGTCGGCGCGCAGGCGCTCGGCGTGGCCCGGGCCGCCTACGAGTACGCCCTGGACTACGCCAGGGACCGGGTCCAGTTCGGTCGGCCGATCATCGAGAACCAGGCCGTCGCGTTCGCGCTCGCCGACATGCGGATGGAGATCGACGCGGCCCGGCTGCTGGTCTGGCGTGCCTCCTGGATGGGCCGCAACAACCGCCCGTTCACCGGGGGCGAGGGCTCGATGTCCAAGCTCAAGGCCGGCGAAGTGGCGGTGTCGGTCACCGAGAAGGCGGTGCAGCTGCTCGGCGGGGCCGGCTTCCTCCGCGACCACCCCGTCGAACGCTGGTACCGCGACGCCAAGATCTACACCATTTTCGAGGGTACGTCCGAAATCCAGCGACTGGTCATCTCCCGGGCGATCTCCGGTATGCAGATCCGCTGA
- a CDS encoding peptidase inhibitor family I36 protein — MNLLKMRTLAAGAGIVVAVTGSLFAISSPASADYACPARQVCFFQDKDGHGSPGTLAGLVQGGGGVANFSDHKFHNGVNLNDQASSVFNNTNQYLGVFEHNNYGGRWQRVKPYGWANFGGDVKNDSASSARFVDEGCTPGPEWCL; from the coding sequence AAATGCGTACTCTCGCCGCAGGGGCAGGAATCGTCGTAGCCGTGACCGGCTCCCTCTTCGCGATTTCCTCGCCCGCCTCGGCGGACTACGCGTGCCCGGCGCGGCAGGTGTGTTTCTTCCAGGACAAGGACGGCCACGGTAGCCCGGGCACGCTGGCGGGTCTGGTCCAGGGTGGCGGTGGCGTCGCCAACTTCTCTGATCACAAGTTCCACAACGGTGTGAACCTCAATGACCAGGCGTCCTCCGTCTTCAACAACACCAATCAGTACCTGGGGGTCTTCGAACACAACAACTACGGTGGGCGGTGGCAGCGGGTCAAGCCGTACGGGTGGGCCAATTTCGGGGGCGATGTCAAGAATGACAGCGCCTCGTCCGCCCGGTTCGTCGACGAGGGATGCACGCCGGGGCCGGAGTGGTGCCTTTAG
- a CDS encoding response regulator, protein MIRVVVVDDEQLVRAGLRLILEAAEDITVVGEAGDGVGALEQAQRLRPDVVLLDVRMPGVDGLTVAPEVVAAGPKVIMLTTFDLDEYVHRALRAGAVGFLLKDTPPRELAAAVRTVAAGNAMLAPTVTRRLISSFAERGPARRDAARERLVSLTERELVIVREVARGLGNAEIGRRLTMSEATVKAHVSRALAKLHAGNRVQLAILVHDADLL, encoded by the coding sequence GTGATCCGGGTGGTGGTTGTCGACGACGAGCAACTGGTCCGGGCCGGGCTGCGGTTGATCCTGGAGGCGGCGGAGGACATCACCGTCGTCGGTGAGGCAGGGGACGGCGTCGGCGCGCTGGAGCAGGCCCAGCGTCTGCGCCCCGACGTGGTGCTGCTCGACGTGCGGATGCCTGGCGTCGACGGGCTGACAGTCGCGCCCGAGGTGGTCGCCGCCGGCCCGAAGGTGATCATGTTGACCACCTTCGACCTCGACGAGTACGTGCATCGGGCGCTGCGGGCAGGCGCGGTCGGGTTCCTGCTCAAGGACACCCCGCCCCGCGAGTTGGCCGCCGCCGTCCGTACGGTCGCCGCCGGGAACGCCATGCTCGCCCCGACTGTGACCCGGCGCCTGATCAGCTCGTTCGCCGAGCGTGGTCCGGCCCGCCGGGACGCGGCCCGTGAGCGGTTGGTGTCGCTTACCGAGCGGGAGCTGGTGATCGTCCGGGAGGTGGCGCGCGGGCTCGGCAACGCGGAGATCGGCCGGCGGTTGACGATGAGCGAGGCCACCGTGAAGGCACACGTCAGCCGGGCGCTGGCGAAACTCCACGCGGGCAACCGGGTGCAGTTGGCCATCCTGGTGCACGACGCCGACCTGCTGTGA
- a CDS encoding TetR/AcrR family transcriptional regulator has translation MSSVPAFKRLPRAVREQQMLDAAVKVFSRRGFHAASMDEIAEDAGISKPMVYAYLGTKEELFVACLHREGTRMMQAIAGAAAPDLPADERLWRGLRAFFGFVGAHRDGWAVLYRQARGEQPFAGELATMRARLVEVVAGMLDHALRAEGREIAAIDLEVVAYALVGATESLADWLADHPEADPEKTATRMMNVAWLGAAQLLHGVTWRPPTD, from the coding sequence GTGTCCAGTGTCCCTGCCTTCAAGCGTCTGCCACGCGCCGTCCGCGAGCAGCAGATGCTCGACGCGGCCGTGAAGGTCTTCTCCCGGCGCGGCTTTCACGCCGCCAGCATGGACGAGATCGCGGAGGACGCCGGCATCTCCAAGCCCATGGTGTACGCGTACCTCGGCACCAAGGAGGAACTCTTCGTCGCCTGCCTGCACCGGGAGGGCACCCGGATGATGCAGGCCATCGCCGGTGCCGCCGCCCCCGACCTGCCGGCCGACGAACGGCTCTGGCGTGGCCTGCGGGCGTTCTTCGGCTTCGTCGGCGCGCACCGCGACGGTTGGGCGGTGCTCTACCGACAGGCCCGGGGCGAGCAGCCGTTCGCCGGCGAGCTGGCCACCATGCGGGCCCGGCTTGTCGAGGTGGTCGCCGGAATGCTCGACCACGCGCTACGCGCCGAGGGTCGCGAGATCGCCGCCATCGACCTGGAGGTCGTCGCGTACGCCCTGGTCGGCGCAACCGAGTCGCTCGCCGACTGGCTCGCGGACCACCCGGAGGCCGACCCGGAGAAGACTGCCACCCGGATGATGAACGTGGCCTGGCTCGGTGCCGCCCAACTCCTGCACGGCGTCACCTGGCGTCCGCCGACCGACTGA
- a CDS encoding NUDIX hydrolase — MNEQEFLAAYDPRDYPSVAVTVDVVALTIRDGALHLLLIRRGEAPFAGHWALPGGFVRPDEDLTAGARRELAEETGLGGEALRRVHLEQLGSYGAPDRDPRMRVVSIAHLAFAPDLPDPAAGTDADEAIWLPMTALSSRQLAFDHGRIIDDALERARSKLEYTPLATRFLAAEFTISELRAVYETVWGHPLHAGNFHRKVLSVPGFVESTGASTERGGARGGPRARLYRAGDARLLHPALLRPAREETVR; from the coding sequence ATGAACGAGCAGGAGTTCCTGGCCGCGTACGACCCGCGGGACTACCCGTCGGTCGCCGTGACAGTCGACGTGGTGGCCCTGACCATCCGCGACGGCGCGCTGCACCTGCTGCTGATCCGGCGCGGCGAGGCGCCCTTCGCGGGGCACTGGGCGCTGCCCGGCGGGTTCGTTCGCCCCGACGAGGACCTGACCGCCGGCGCCCGACGGGAGCTGGCCGAGGAGACCGGGCTCGGCGGCGAGGCGCTGCGCCGCGTACACCTGGAGCAGTTGGGCAGCTACGGCGCTCCCGACCGTGACCCGCGGATGCGTGTCGTCTCGATCGCCCACCTCGCGTTCGCCCCCGACCTGCCCGATCCGGCGGCCGGCACCGACGCCGACGAGGCGATCTGGCTGCCGATGACCGCGTTGAGCAGCCGGCAGCTCGCCTTCGACCACGGCCGGATCATCGACGACGCGTTGGAGCGGGCCCGGTCCAAGCTGGAGTACACGCCGCTCGCCACCCGCTTCCTCGCCGCCGAGTTCACCATCAGCGAGCTGCGCGCCGTCTACGAGACGGTGTGGGGGCACCCGCTGCACGCCGGCAACTTCCACCGCAAGGTGCTCTCCGTCCCGGGCTTCGTGGAGAGCACCGGCGCCAGCACCGAGCGCGGTGGCGCCCGCGGCGGCCCGCGCGCCCGCCTCTACCGGGCCGGCGACGCCCGCCTGCTGCACCCGGCGCTACTGCGCCCCGCCCGCGAGGAGACGGTGCGATGA